In a genomic window of Bos mutus isolate GX-2022 chromosome 6, NWIPB_WYAK_1.1, whole genome shotgun sequence:
- the SOD3 gene encoding extracellular superoxide dismutase [Cu-Zn] isoform X1, giving the protein MGHFREHIASARSSGSKPYAASLRGCRKRVAGDEGAEMLRRRRSGRANRASLRCSTLAMLALLCASVVLVAYASADQIQQQMGSNTEEQIRDMHAKVTEIWQEMMQRQAAAIDPDAALHAVCRVLPSATLEAEQPRVSGLVLFRQLRPGALLEAFFHLEGFPNEPNGTSRAIHVHQFGDLSQGCDSTGPHYNPMSVPHPQHPGDFGNFAVRDGQVWKYRSGLAASLTGPHSIAGRAVVVHAGEDDMGRGGNQASLENGNAGRRLACCVVGLCGPGPWARQTQEHAERKKRRRESECKAV; this is encoded by the exons ATGGGCCACTTCAGAGAGCACATAGCAAGTGCAAGAAGCAGCGGCAGCAAGCCTTATGCTGCCAGTCTAAGAGGATGCAGAAAAAGAGTGGCAGGAGATGAGGGGGCAGAGATGCTGAGAAGAAGGAGATCTGGAAGGGCCAACAGAGCCTCCCTCAG GTGCTCGACTCTGGCCATGCTGGCGCTGCTCTGTGCCTCTGTGGTCCTGGTGGCCTATGCCTCGGCCGACCAGATCCAGCAGCAGATGGGCTCCAACACGGAGGAGCAGATCCGCGACATGCACGCCAAGGTGACGGAGATCTGGCAGGAGATGATGCAGCGGCAGGCGGCGGCCATCGACCCGGACGCGGCGCTCCATGCCGTCTGCCGGGTGCTGCCGTCGGCCACGCTGGAGGCGGAGCAGCCCCGGGTCAGCGGCCTCGTGCTCTTCCGGCAGCTCCGGCCTGGCGCCCTGCTGGAGGCCTTCTTCCACCTTGAGGGCTTCCCGAATGAGCCCAACGGCACAAGCCGTGCCATCCACGTGCACCAGTTTGGGGACCTGAGCCAGGGCTGCGACTCCACCGGGCCGCACTACAACCCGATGTCCGTGCCGCACCCGCAGCACCCGGGCGACTTCGGCAACTTCGCCGTGCGCGATGGCCAGGTCTGGAAGTACCGCTCTGGCCTGGCTGCCTCGCTCACCGGCCCGCATTCGATCGCGGGCCGTGCCGTGGTGGTCCACGCGGGCGAGGACGACATGGGCCGCGGCGGCAATCAGGCCAGTCTGGAGAACGGTAACGCCGGCCGCCGGCTTGCCTGCTGCGTGGTGGGTCTGTGTGGCCCCGGGCCCTGGGCACGCCAAACGCAGGAGCACGCGGAGCGCAAGAAGCGGCGGCGCGAGAGCGAGTGTAAGGCCGTCTGA
- the SOD3 gene encoding extracellular superoxide dismutase [Cu-Zn] isoform X2, with the protein MLALLCASVVLVAYASADQIQQQMGSNTEEQIRDMHAKVTEIWQEMMQRQAAAIDPDAALHAVCRVLPSATLEAEQPRVSGLVLFRQLRPGALLEAFFHLEGFPNEPNGTSRAIHVHQFGDLSQGCDSTGPHYNPMSVPHPQHPGDFGNFAVRDGQVWKYRSGLAASLTGPHSIAGRAVVVHAGEDDMGRGGNQASLENGNAGRRLACCVVGLCGPGPWARQTQEHAERKKRRRESECKAV; encoded by the coding sequence ATGCTGGCGCTGCTCTGTGCCTCTGTGGTCCTGGTGGCCTATGCCTCGGCCGACCAGATCCAGCAGCAGATGGGCTCCAACACGGAGGAGCAGATCCGCGACATGCACGCCAAGGTGACGGAGATCTGGCAGGAGATGATGCAGCGGCAGGCGGCGGCCATCGACCCGGACGCGGCGCTCCATGCCGTCTGCCGGGTGCTGCCGTCGGCCACGCTGGAGGCGGAGCAGCCCCGGGTCAGCGGCCTCGTGCTCTTCCGGCAGCTCCGGCCTGGCGCCCTGCTGGAGGCCTTCTTCCACCTTGAGGGCTTCCCGAATGAGCCCAACGGCACAAGCCGTGCCATCCACGTGCACCAGTTTGGGGACCTGAGCCAGGGCTGCGACTCCACCGGGCCGCACTACAACCCGATGTCCGTGCCGCACCCGCAGCACCCGGGCGACTTCGGCAACTTCGCCGTGCGCGATGGCCAGGTCTGGAAGTACCGCTCTGGCCTGGCTGCCTCGCTCACCGGCCCGCATTCGATCGCGGGCCGTGCCGTGGTGGTCCACGCGGGCGAGGACGACATGGGCCGCGGCGGCAATCAGGCCAGTCTGGAGAACGGTAACGCCGGCCGCCGGCTTGCCTGCTGCGTGGTGGGTCTGTGTGGCCCCGGGCCCTGGGCACGCCAAACGCAGGAGCACGCGGAGCGCAAGAAGCGGCGGCGCGAGAGCGAGTGTAAGGCCGTCTGA